Proteins encoded together in one Shewanella oneidensis MR-1 window:
- a CDS encoding sensor histidine kinase, with amino-acid sequence MTVIIGALLFALYRQLIIEQQYQVTQYLESETQRYQQLALTVDRRSFAAQIRAADPQTALIAWRNSYDMVGALSFMPEGMPMLPQTRDFPILTGGPDKLHILTGGLVMTRYGPVLIATRTDNLATLIDKFISAAATAVMLTIVLTLALGYLFSKAILRRLVQYNRLSEQIERGHYDTRLPLSWRQDEFDMLALQFNNVLDILENNLMAVRGVTDNIAHDLRTPLSHIRIGIEELATKSPDEISEGCAILTEELDHCLATFDAMLSLTRIEEGQQTLDLQELSLAQLCTDLLEMADAVAESNEQTLSLSLLADHKVHGDKYLLFQALYNLVDNAMKYSGQGARIDIIQSGAQIKICDNGPGIPDDSKERVFERLVRLDPSRHLQGTGLGLSMVKAILSRHNAQITLSDNHPGLVVTIQF; translated from the coding sequence GTGACTGTGATCATAGGCGCTTTGCTGTTTGCTCTCTATCGGCAATTGATTATCGAGCAGCAGTATCAAGTCACTCAATATCTTGAGTCAGAAACTCAGCGTTATCAGCAGCTTGCGCTTACAGTCGATCGCCGCAGTTTTGCGGCACAAATTCGTGCCGCCGATCCGCAAACCGCGCTTATCGCTTGGCGCAATAGTTACGATATGGTCGGTGCTTTAAGCTTTATGCCCGAAGGCATGCCCATGCTGCCACAAACGCGGGATTTTCCGATATTAACCGGTGGGCCAGATAAGCTGCATATTCTTACCGGTGGTCTGGTAATGACCCGCTATGGCCCCGTCTTGATTGCCACTCGTACCGATAACTTAGCTACTCTTATCGATAAATTTATCAGCGCGGCAGCCACTGCCGTGATGTTGACTATCGTGCTGACCTTGGCGTTGGGCTATTTGTTTTCTAAGGCAATTTTACGCCGTTTAGTGCAATACAACCGTTTAAGTGAGCAAATTGAGCGCGGACATTATGACACGCGTTTGCCACTCAGTTGGCGTCAGGACGAGTTCGATATGTTAGCGCTGCAATTTAATAACGTGCTGGATATTCTCGAAAATAACCTGATGGCGGTACGTGGTGTGACAGATAATATCGCCCACGATTTACGCACACCCTTATCCCATATCCGGATTGGTATTGAGGAGTTGGCGACCAAGTCCCCCGATGAAATTAGCGAAGGTTGTGCGATTTTGACCGAAGAACTCGATCACTGTCTTGCGACTTTTGATGCCATGCTCTCCCTCACACGGATTGAGGAGGGTCAGCAAACCTTAGATTTACAAGAGCTGAGTTTGGCCCAGCTCTGCACGGATTTGCTGGAAATGGCCGATGCGGTAGCTGAGTCGAATGAGCAAACCTTGAGTCTGTCGCTACTTGCTGATCATAAAGTTCATGGCGATAAATATTTGTTATTCCAAGCCTTATATAATTTGGTTGACAATGCTATGAAGTACTCAGGCCAAGGCGCTCGTATCGATATTATTCAGTCCGGCGCTCAAATTAAGATTTGCGATAATGGCCCAGGGATCCCCGATGACAGCAAAGAAAGAGTGTTTGAGCGTTTAGTTCGCCTCGACCCAAGCCGCCATTTGCAAGGCACAGGTTTAGGATTATCTATGGTCAAAGCCATTCTATCGCGGCACAATGCGCAGATTACTCTTTCGGATAACCATCCTGGCCTTGTGGTCACTATCCAGTTTTAG
- a CDS encoding response regulator transcription factor encodes MKILLVEDDATTIDYIVKGFLEQGHNIETASDGHQGLLQATSGQYDLLILDRMLPQLDGLKLLAALRATGNQTPVLILSALAHVDERVKGLRAGGDDYMTKPFAFSELLVRAEKLMQRGQSTPITTDLVVGGLKMELLTRNVTLDGHDLMLQPKEFQLLKYLMEHANQVISRTLLFEAVWDYHFDPRTNVIDVHIAKLRRKFEELGHGELIETVRGAGYRLRQRH; translated from the coding sequence ATGAAAATACTTTTAGTTGAAGATGATGCGACAACGATTGATTACATCGTTAAAGGATTTCTTGAGCAGGGACATAATATTGAAACCGCCAGTGATGGTCACCAAGGACTACTGCAAGCCACGAGTGGCCAGTATGATCTGTTGATCCTCGACCGCATGTTGCCTCAACTCGATGGTTTAAAACTCTTGGCCGCCCTCAGGGCTACTGGCAATCAAACCCCAGTATTGATCCTGTCGGCGCTTGCCCATGTGGATGAACGGGTAAAAGGTCTGCGCGCAGGCGGCGATGATTATATGACAAAGCCCTTTGCTTTTTCGGAGCTGTTAGTGCGTGCCGAAAAGCTGATGCAACGGGGCCAATCCACGCCCATTACCACAGATTTAGTGGTTGGCGGATTAAAAATGGAGCTGCTAACCCGCAACGTAACCTTAGATGGCCACGATTTAATGTTACAGCCCAAAGAATTCCAACTGCTTAAGTACCTGATGGAACATGCTAATCAGGTTATTAGTCGCACGTTATTATTCGAAGCCGTGTGGGATTATCACTTCGATCCTCGCACCAATGTGATTGATGTGCATATTGCAAAATTACGCCGTAAATTTGAAGAGTTAGGCCACGGTGAGTTGATTGAAACCGTAAGGGGAGCGGGTTATCGCTTACGCCAAAGGCATTAA
- a CDS encoding PepSY domain-containing protein codes for MRLWLLGFMLISGIATAAQSMYSMLASGEYQLPLNVMQQIEKDFPGVIAEFEMEIQEGELVYQFELINPLANAITRFEYRARDGKLLKQKAGKVTADDVGEVEAARLISAKHQTFSGIIAMATQDHKAFLTDAKLDHDLGISYLELKLLNDTGKYKLAFDIENLRQLPLLKWD; via the coding sequence ATGAGACTATGGTTGCTAGGATTCATGTTGATATCTGGAATTGCGACCGCAGCCCAGAGCATGTATTCGATGCTTGCGAGTGGTGAGTATCAGCTGCCGTTAAATGTGATGCAGCAGATAGAGAAGGATTTTCCTGGCGTTATCGCCGAGTTTGAAATGGAGATACAAGAAGGCGAGCTGGTCTACCAGTTTGAGCTGATTAACCCGCTGGCGAATGCCATTACCCGTTTCGAATATCGGGCTCGAGATGGTAAATTATTGAAACAAAAAGCAGGTAAGGTCACGGCTGACGACGTTGGTGAAGTGGAAGCTGCACGGCTTATTAGTGCGAAACATCAAACCTTTTCCGGTATTATTGCCATGGCGACTCAGGATCACAAGGCATTTTTGACCGATGCTAAATTGGATCATGACTTAGGTATCAGTTACTTAGAGTTAAAGTTGCTGAATGATACTGGCAAGTATAAATTGGCATTCGACATTGAAAATTTACGGCAATTACCTTTACTTAAGTGGGATTAG
- a CDS encoding EAL domain-containing protein, whose translation MVVGAMNYEGILQHSMRMLTSLVEYLQRLGMQVVCEGVETLTHIDVATLLGCDYQQGYAHAMPAPISHWDS comes from the coding sequence ATGGTTGTTGGGGCTATGAATTATGAGGGGATCCTACAGCATTCAATGCGTATGTTGACGAGCTTAGTTGAGTATTTACAGCGATTAGGAATGCAGGTTGTTTGTGAAGGTGTGGAGACTTTGACGCACATTGATGTAGCAACCTTATTGGGATGCGATTATCAACAGGGGTATGCCCATGCTATGCCTGCGCCGATTTCGCACTGGGATAGTTAG
- a CDS encoding IS4-like element ISSod3 family transposase: MQVLTILHQSLYQHCPEIHQKRLNTLIVACKALINADCLTLTHLGRHIDGTSTHTKHSIKRMDRLLGNPHLHHERLAVYQWHAKWLLTAHTMPTILVDWSDMREGRELIALRASIAIKGRSITLYERTFPLVLQGTQTAHNQFLNELHKVLPDNITPLIVTDASFRNPWFRKVEQLGWYWLGRVRGLSVYRLHPFGRQFSLKALYPKASRRAKHVGRVALSVKKPLLCEMVLFRAPSKGRKGQRSTTTDCHHTAQWTYELTAKEPWALVTNLTIEAMSPQKLVNIYQKRMQIEETFRDLKSPAYGFGLRHSRTRYAARMDILLLIALLVQLAFWWVGLYGETQQLQRHFQANTVKKRNVLSTIRMGKELLRRRHDYPISADDLLCAAKKLAQLSLTHGCWGYEL; the protein is encoded by the coding sequence GTGCAAGTGTTAACTATCTTACATCAATCTCTCTATCAACATTGTCCAGAAATCCATCAAAAGCGACTGAATACACTCATAGTCGCCTGCAAAGCCCTCATCAACGCGGATTGTCTCACCCTCACGCATTTAGGGCGGCACATTGATGGCACCAGCACTCATACTAAACACTCAATAAAACGCATGGATAGATTATTGGGCAATCCGCACCTTCACCATGAAAGACTGGCTGTTTATCAGTGGCATGCAAAGTGGCTGCTAACAGCACATACGATGCCGACCATACTGGTGGATTGGTCTGATATGCGTGAAGGTCGTGAACTGATTGCACTACGCGCCTCTATTGCGATTAAGGGCCGCTCTATCACGCTCTACGAGCGAACATTTCCGTTAGTACTACAAGGCACACAAACTGCCCATAATCAGTTTCTGAATGAACTCCATAAAGTGTTACCTGACAATATTACCCCGCTGATAGTCACTGACGCGAGCTTCCGTAATCCATGGTTTCGAAAAGTCGAGCAGCTCGGTTGGTATTGGCTGGGTCGTGTCAGAGGATTAAGTGTCTATCGGCTGCACCCCTTCGGTCGCCAATTTTCGCTAAAAGCGCTTTATCCCAAAGCCAGTCGTCGCGCAAAACATGTTGGGCGAGTGGCGTTATCGGTAAAGAAACCCTTGTTATGCGAGATGGTATTGTTCAGGGCTCCAAGTAAAGGCAGAAAAGGTCAGCGAAGTACGACAACAGACTGTCACCATACGGCGCAATGGACGTATGAACTGACCGCCAAAGAGCCTTGGGCACTGGTGACCAACTTGACCATAGAAGCCATGTCGCCTCAAAAACTGGTTAATATTTACCAAAAACGGATGCAAATAGAAGAAACCTTTAGAGATTTAAAAAGCCCCGCTTATGGCTTTGGTTTACGTCATAGCAGAACACGTTATGCGGCGAGGATGGACATACTGCTATTGATAGCATTATTGGTACAACTGGCATTTTGGTGGGTAGGATTATACGGAGAAACACAGCAATTACAGCGGCACTTCCAAGCCAACACGGTAAAGAAAAGGAATGTGCTATCAACAATCAGGATGGGCAAAGAACTGCTGCGGCGACGGCATGACTACCCCATATCAGCAGATGATTTGCTTTGTGCTGCGAAGAAACTAGCCCAACTCTCATTAACTCATGGTTGTTGGGGCTATGAATTATGA
- a CDS encoding EAL domain-containing protein — MLSVKRKKVSEDIATCIMSDVVMPFYQPIIGVDKTVIGYEALARRWDAKRHAYTGIDFLLLDKNASLHIDIWMLRSIIKDLPRLADQGVGILSINLNPMPYSVTYQNLLQMLLLQAKVLCINIWFEVLEHTLLDDKQHELIEMLRARGASIVLDDFGTQECNFLRMMVLPYDVIKLDRSLLLQACRSSHSMLKNPLMIFR; from the coding sequence ATGCTGTCAGTTAAGCGTAAAAAAGTGAGTGAAGATATTGCAACCTGCATTATGTCTGATGTAGTTATGCCTTTTTATCAGCCTATTATCGGGGTTGATAAAACCGTTATAGGATATGAAGCACTCGCACGCCGTTGGGATGCCAAGCGTCATGCATATACAGGTATTGATTTTTTATTGTTAGATAAAAATGCTTCTTTGCACATTGATATATGGATGTTGAGGTCGATTATCAAAGACTTACCTCGATTAGCCGATCAAGGCGTTGGCATACTGTCCATTAATTTAAATCCCATGCCATACAGTGTGACTTATCAAAATTTATTACAAATGCTGTTGCTTCAAGCAAAAGTGCTGTGCATCAACATTTGGTTTGAAGTGTTAGAACACACTTTATTAGATGATAAACAGCATGAGTTGATTGAAATGTTACGGGCACGAGGAGCCAGCATCGTACTGGATGATTTTGGCACCCAAGAATGTAATTTCTTACGTATGATGGTATTGCCCTATGATGTCATCAAGTTAGACCGTTCCCTTTTGCTGCAAGCTTGTCGCTCTTCACATTCAATGCTGAAGAATCCCCTGATGATTTTCAGATAA
- a CDS encoding IS1595-like element ISSod11 family transposase, with amino-acid sequence MKTSSYLLKAGVDYPTNWDEFVDWFHDEQSCTSYLYALRWPNGFICPSCSSHQSPYQLSNGKLKCHACRFQCSVTSSTLFDKTRTPMKSWFAAVWFITNQKNGVSALGVQRLLGLGSYQTAWSLMHKLRYAMVDPERDKLSGIVEVDETLIGGVIPKSSIKNQQGKRKAIVLVAVELLSPSGFGRIRLRQVESATKEHIHQFIQDVIEPGSTICSDGSQAYKQIDKKGYKHNRMVHLGSSVPAHETMAGVHRVSSLCKRWLLGTYQGAVKAKQLDYYLDEFTFRFNRRKSDSRGLLFYRLLEQAVR; translated from the coding sequence ATGAAAACTTCATCGTATTTATTAAAAGCTGGCGTCGATTACCCTACAAATTGGGACGAATTTGTTGATTGGTTTCATGATGAACAATCTTGCACTAGCTACCTTTACGCACTTCGTTGGCCAAACGGATTCATTTGCCCAAGCTGTTCGAGCCATCAATCACCTTATCAGTTAAGTAATGGCAAGTTAAAATGTCATGCTTGCCGTTTTCAGTGTTCAGTAACATCAAGTACACTTTTTGACAAAACAAGAACCCCCATGAAAAGTTGGTTTGCAGCTGTCTGGTTTATTACAAATCAAAAGAATGGGGTCAGCGCTCTTGGAGTCCAAAGGCTATTAGGTCTTGGGAGTTATCAAACTGCTTGGTCTTTAATGCACAAGTTAAGATATGCCATGGTTGACCCTGAAAGAGATAAACTGTCCGGCATCGTAGAGGTTGACGAAACATTAATAGGTGGGGTCATTCCAAAATCATCTATTAAAAATCAACAGGGTAAGCGTAAAGCTATAGTTTTGGTGGCTGTTGAGCTGCTATCACCCTCTGGATTTGGGCGGATACGTTTAAGGCAAGTAGAAAGTGCAACTAAAGAACATATCCATCAATTCATTCAAGATGTAATAGAGCCTGGTAGCACAATTTGTAGTGATGGTTCTCAAGCATACAAGCAAATAGACAAAAAAGGATATAAGCATAATCGGATGGTGCATTTAGGTTCATCTGTACCTGCACATGAAACAATGGCTGGGGTGCATCGAGTCTCATCATTATGTAAAAGATGGCTTTTAGGTACGTATCAAGGTGCGGTAAAGGCTAAGCAACTTGATTATTATTTAGATGAATTTACATTTCGCTTCAACAGAAGAAAGTCAGATTCTCGGGGATTATTATTCTACAGGTTGCTTGAGCAAGCAGTGCGCTGA
- a CDS encoding IS4-like element ISSod3 family transposase produces the protein MQVLTILHQSLYQHCPEIHQKRLNTLMVACKALINADCLTLTHLGRHIDGTSTHTKHSIKRMDRLLGNPHLHHERLAVYQWHAKWLLTAHTMPTILVDWSDMREGRELIALRASIAIKGRSITLYERTFPLVLQGTQTAHNQFLNELHKVLPDNITPLIVTDAGFRNPWFRKVEQLGWYWLGRVRGLSVYRLHPFGRQFSLKALYPKASRRAKHVGRVALSVKKPLLCEMVLFRAPSKGRKGQRSTTTDCHHTAQWTYELTAKEPWALVTNLTIEAMSPQKLVNIYQKRMQIEETFRDLKSPAYGFGLRHSRTRYAARMDILLLIALLVQLAFWWVGLYGETQQLQRHFQANTVKKRNVLSTIRMGKELLRRRHDYPISADDLLCAAKKLAQLSLTHGCWGYEL, from the coding sequence GTGCAAGTGTTAACTATCTTACATCAATCTCTCTATCAACATTGTCCAGAAATCCATCAAAAGCGACTGAATACACTCATGGTCGCCTGCAAAGCCCTCATCAACGCGGATTGTCTCACCCTCACGCATTTAGGGCGGCACATTGATGGCACCAGCACTCATACTAAACACTCAATAAAACGCATGGATAGATTATTGGGCAACCCGCACCTTCACCATGAAAGACTGGCTGTTTATCAGTGGCATGCAAAGTGGCTGCTAACAGCACATACGATGCCGACCATACTGGTGGATTGGTCTGATATGCGTGAAGGTCGTGAACTGATTGCACTACGCGCCTCTATTGCGATTAAGGGCCGCTCTATCACGCTCTACGAGCGAACATTTCCGTTAGTACTACAAGGCACACAAACTGCCCATAATCAGTTTCTGAATGAACTCCATAAAGTGTTACCTGACAATATTACCCCGCTGATAGTCACTGACGCGGGCTTCCGTAATCCATGGTTTCGAAAAGTCGAGCAGCTCGGTTGGTATTGGCTGGGTCGTGTCAGAGGATTAAGTGTCTATCGGCTGCACCCCTTCGGTCGCCAATTTTCGCTAAAAGCGCTTTATCCCAAAGCCAGTCGTCGCGCAAAACATGTTGGGCGAGTGGCGTTATCGGTAAAGAAACCCTTGTTATGCGAGATGGTATTGTTCAGGGCTCCAAGTAAAGGCAGAAAAGGTCAGCGAAGTACGACAACAGACTGTCACCATACGGCGCAATGGACGTATGAACTGACCGCCAAAGAGCCTTGGGCACTGGTGACCAACTTGACCATAGAAGCCATGTCGCCTCAAAAACTGGTTAATATTTACCAAAAACGGATGCAAATAGAAGAAACCTTTAGAGATTTAAAAAGCCCCGCTTATGGCTTTGGTTTACGTCATAGCAGAACACGTTATGCGGCGAGGATGGACATACTGCTATTGATAGCATTATTGGTACAACTGGCATTTTGGTGGGTAGGATTATACGGAGAAACACAGCAATTACAGCGGCACTTCCAAGCCAACACGGTAAAGAAAAGGAATGTGCTATCAACAATCAGGATGGGCAAAGAACTGCTGCGGCGACGGCATGACTACCCCATATCAGCAGATGATTTGCTTTGTGCTGCGAAGAAACTAGCCCAACTCTCATTAACTCATGGTTGTTGGGGCTATGAATTATGA
- a CDS encoding CS1 type fimbrial major subunit has protein sequence MVGRAKWIALINSQQKLAYNVHTKKLDQLNKQLEVKSTIGAITGYLSNPAIIASGNDNIALTVKVGGIELKTSATELVDVDNAKTGKTLALEIIPTVPASGYVAGNYQGMVNMIFESEAPIKKP, from the coding sequence GTGGTTGGTCGTGCTAAGTGGATAGCCCTTATCAACAGCCAGCAAAAGTTAGCATATAACGTCCATACAAAAAAGCTAGATCAATTAAATAAGCAACTAGAAGTGAAAAGTACCATTGGTGCTATTACGGGTTACTTATCAAACCCAGCCATTATCGCCAGTGGCAATGATAATATTGCACTAACAGTTAAAGTGGGCGGTATTGAACTGAAGACGTCTGCGACAGAATTAGTCGATGTCGACAATGCTAAAACAGGTAAAACCCTTGCACTAGAGATCATACCAACTGTCCCAGCAAGCGGCTATGTAGCAGGCAACTACCAAGGCATGGTCAATATGATTTTCGAATCGGAAGCGCCAATTAAAAAACCATAG
- a CDS encoding fimbrial biogenesis outer membrane usher protein: MSSLILTILIATLIFSSCSLASNTSSDLLKLLKQYQDLPDGFSEHFFNAPLTVRITIDNKLLGEGEIVLGLDTSVQLLKLIDVSESDLDERQQQLWIAQLNQKHKLGLCQKGCQGGILAIEYNLENSQLSILTANIEKQPSSSHYYALPEQGSYGALFRRQLNWSQSNESDYAGRYNLQAQASIGQWTTLLEGEVTQNNEETLNSTIQQLYTERQNEGHFYRLGYFSPYAQGLVRQPIIYSGSSQAVMGVMLGDSNQLLVDQAYASATPIYVTPNRAGVVEIYQNGQLINSQQINAGLQAIDTKVLPSGIYEVEIRILEDGQVTERRREIINKPIQWQNTEEPFRVNLFAGEKLQDITNWDDESRRGLSTGVLANYLLTPAIILGAAAQFVDKGWHYSVSADWDWNQQLRFFGNWVMNDQQGSDFDLQAVYSYRQGSFVLSHQQQLSQSQSSDITNSNPKKTSASLQHNLGRGHSVSAYLSHQSEQGQGIDLGWQYSGKLWGRQMSWSLNAFDRPGSINTSGQRDQGGALYFSMNLGDQKRRMGGGLGSRTSRSGGQEQHAYVDYQQQLDWRGIETIGMGLNTDSYGVGATANSRFSNNIVSGDAYAQSSSYNSGITGGINLDSMVALGQQGKLGISGQSQNHDAGMIIDVMADTPDIILQAEDEHGGSVTLKPGRNLVPVTAYRSGSVQLAIQDYDDTPSVIQPSVLHYHLNKGGVSYQQIRVMKTVTVIGRLVNQQGLPLKGALIANHAGRSLSEADGFFAVEMSERHPSLQVEYQGVQECNLELDLHRVKREQNLLLVGNITCNAQAWAQQTLTENLAK, encoded by the coding sequence TTGTCATCTTTGATCCTGACGATCCTGATCGCAACGCTAATCTTTAGCTCTTGCTCTTTGGCGAGTAATACGTCATCGGACTTGCTAAAGCTGCTAAAGCAATATCAAGACTTGCCTGATGGATTTTCTGAGCATTTTTTCAATGCCCCATTAACAGTAAGAATCACCATTGATAATAAATTGCTTGGCGAAGGTGAAATAGTGTTAGGACTCGATACCAGTGTGCAACTATTAAAACTCATAGACGTGAGCGAAAGCGATCTTGACGAACGTCAGCAACAATTATGGATAGCGCAATTAAACCAAAAACATAAGTTGGGTTTGTGCCAAAAAGGCTGTCAGGGCGGCATATTAGCGATTGAATATAATTTGGAGAACTCTCAATTATCTATTTTAACGGCCAATATCGAAAAACAACCATCAAGCTCGCACTACTATGCCTTGCCTGAACAGGGAAGCTACGGCGCGCTATTTCGACGACAACTCAATTGGAGTCAATCCAATGAGAGCGATTACGCAGGCCGTTATAATTTGCAAGCCCAAGCAAGTATAGGCCAGTGGACCACACTGCTTGAAGGTGAAGTCACTCAAAATAATGAAGAGACACTCAACTCGACTATTCAACAGTTGTATACAGAACGTCAAAACGAAGGACACTTCTATCGACTCGGGTATTTCTCCCCTTATGCCCAAGGTTTAGTTCGTCAGCCCATCATTTATAGCGGCAGCTCACAAGCTGTGATGGGCGTGATGCTGGGTGACTCTAATCAGTTATTGGTCGATCAAGCCTATGCCAGTGCCACACCCATTTATGTCACTCCGAATCGTGCAGGTGTGGTAGAAATCTACCAAAATGGACAATTGATCAACTCGCAACAGATTAACGCGGGCTTACAAGCCATTGATACAAAAGTATTACCATCTGGCATATATGAAGTTGAAATTCGTATTCTAGAAGATGGCCAAGTCACTGAACGTCGTCGAGAAATCATTAACAAACCCATTCAATGGCAAAACACTGAAGAACCCTTTCGGGTGAACTTGTTTGCTGGAGAAAAGTTACAAGACATAACGAATTGGGATGATGAAAGCAGACGCGGACTCAGCACAGGGGTACTCGCAAACTACTTATTAACACCGGCGATCATCCTCGGCGCAGCGGCCCAATTTGTTGATAAAGGTTGGCATTATAGCGTTTCGGCCGATTGGGACTGGAACCAACAACTGCGCTTTTTTGGTAACTGGGTGATGAATGATCAACAGGGCAGCGATTTTGATTTGCAAGCAGTTTATAGCTACAGGCAAGGTAGTTTTGTACTCAGCCATCAGCAACAACTCAGCCAATCGCAAAGCAGTGATATTACGAACTCTAATCCCAAAAAGACGAGTGCATCGCTGCAACATAACCTAGGGAGAGGTCACTCTGTTTCTGCTTATTTGTCACATCAATCCGAGCAAGGTCAAGGCATTGACTTAGGTTGGCAGTACAGCGGCAAACTCTGGGGACGCCAAATGAGCTGGAGTTTAAATGCGTTCGATCGTCCCGGCAGCATTAACACTTCAGGCCAGCGCGACCAAGGCGGAGCACTTTATTTCAGTATGAACTTAGGCGATCAAAAGCGTCGAATGGGTGGTGGCTTAGGCAGCAGAACTTCACGTTCTGGCGGGCAAGAACAGCATGCCTATGTTGATTACCAACAGCAACTAGACTGGCGTGGCATTGAAACCATAGGGATGGGACTAAACACGGATAGCTATGGTGTTGGCGCAACCGCCAATAGCCGCTTTAGCAACAATATTGTTAGCGGGGATGCCTATGCACAATCATCGTCCTATAACAGCGGCATCACAGGAGGTATCAACCTTGATAGTATGGTTGCACTAGGGCAACAGGGTAAACTCGGCATCTCAGGCCAAAGCCAAAACCACGATGCGGGCATGATAATCGATGTCATGGCTGATACCCCTGACATCATTTTACAAGCAGAAGATGAGCACGGTGGCAGTGTCACCTTAAAGCCTGGACGCAACTTAGTGCCAGTGACCGCCTATCGCAGTGGTAGCGTACAACTCGCCATACAGGACTACGATGACACACCTTCAGTCATCCAACCGAGCGTATTGCATTACCACCTCAATAAGGGAGGCGTCAGTTACCAACAAATCAGAGTCATGAAGACTGTCACAGTGATTGGTCGCTTAGTAAATCAACAGGGATTGCCGCTTAAAGGCGCGCTCATCGCCAACCATGCGGGGCGCAGCCTGAGTGAGGCCGATGGCTTTTTTGCCGTAGAAATGAGTGAACGCCACCCGAGCTTGCAAGTGGAGTATCAAGGTGTACAAGAGTGCAACCTTGAACTCGATTTACACCGAGTAAAACGTGAACAGAACCTATTGCTAGTAGGCAATATCACTTGCAACGCCCAAGCATGGGCACAGCAAACATTAACAGAGAACCTAGCCAAGTGA
- a CDS encoding IS3-like element ISSod1 family transposase (programmed frameshift): MSLKKSHKSYPQAFKDEAVLMVLEQGYSVADAAKSLGVSTSLLYNWKEKHEALQQGITLEESERDELKRLRRENKELRMEKEIPKKGKRLLCERNEVRFRFIKLQSHLFPITLLCRVMSVSKSGYYDWHKRPANVISVETLKLYRLVRQLFKQSRGSLGNREMVKKLRKEGYQVGRYLVRKIMHRLRLKATQRCAYKVTTQRKHSDAVADNLLNMNFNPVSANQVWAGDVTYLKTGEGWMYLAVVMDLYSRRIVGWRIDKRMTTDLISKALIKAYNLRQPARGLVFHSDRGSQYTSKQFGRLLSSYGIRASMGDVGACWDNAVVERFFGSLKHDWIFKVAQPTREFMKQDVTAYIKYYNLERLHSANNDLSPVEFENSQVKVSSLG; encoded by the exons ATGAGTCTGAAAAAATCACATAAGAGTTATCCGCAGGCATTTAAAGATGAAGCCGTCTTGATGGTGCTGGAGCAAGGTTATAGCGTTGCCGATGCGGCAAAGTCTCTTGGAGTTAGCACGAGCCTGCTTTACAACTGGAAGGAAAAACACGAAGCCCTGCAACAAGGCATCACCTTAGAAGAGTCTGAGCGTGATGAGTTGAAGCGATTGCGTAGAGAAAACAAAGAATTACGCATGGAGAAAGAAATTC CTAAAAAAGGCAAGCGCCTTCTTTGCGAGAGAAATGAAGTAAGATTTCGTTTCATCAAACTGCAATCTCACCTGTTTCCCATAACACTGTTATGTCGAGTAATGAGTGTCAGTAAGTCAGGCTATTACGATTGGCATAAACGCCCTGCAAACGTGATAAGCGTTGAAACACTGAAGCTTTATCGCCTTGTTCGACAGCTATTTAAGCAAAGTCGAGGCAGCTTAGGGAATCGTGAAATGGTGAAGAAATTGCGCAAGGAAGGCTACCAGGTTGGTCGCTATCTCGTTCGTAAAATTATGCACCGCCTTCGACTCAAAGCAACCCAGCGATGTGCTTACAAGGTGACGACACAGCGAAAACACTCAGATGCAGTGGCTGATAACCTGTTAAACATGAACTTTAATCCAGTATCGGCTAATCAGGTCTGGGCGGGTGACGTGACCTATTTAAAGACGGGTGAAGGCTGGATGTACTTAGCTGTGGTGATGGATTTATATTCACGCCGGATTGTGGGATGGCGCATAGACAAACGCATGACCACAGATTTGATATCCAAGGCATTAATAAAAGCCTACAACCTGCGACAACCAGCGCGAGGGCTGGTATTTCACAGTGACCGAGGCTCGCAATATACCAGTAAACAATTCGGTAGGCTGCTATCGAGCTATGGTATCCGAGCCAGCATGGGTGATGTGGGTGCGTGTTGGGATAATGCCGTTGTTGAGCGATTCTTTGGTAGCTTGAAACACGATTGGATTTTTAAAGTTGCTCAACCAACAAGGGAGTTTATGAAGCAAGATGTGACGGCTTACATCAAATATTACAACTTGGAGCGACTTCATTCTGCTAATAACGATCTGTCACCTGTAGAGTTTGAGAATTCTCAAGTAAAAGTGTCCAGTTTGGGTTGA